A window of Eubacteriaceae bacterium ES3 contains these coding sequences:
- a CDS encoding glycosyltransferase: MKVSTVMSTYNGRRYLPEMLDSIRKQTREIDEVLIYDDKSSDETVSYIDKYIAEHKLVKWKLKVNKTNLGWERNFFQGLKKATGDVIFLCDQDDIWHEERIEKMTRAFEENDDIWLLASGFHAFTETGGEMIYQQSVKTESQGIVSKVTFDKHYYKILRPGCTMAFRKDLLPMFEENWEKGTPHDVVLWVVAALLDKLFLYDQTFIEYRRHANNASRSIKYNYLYTVNEIVRTIRINQWYLKSEYYKPEKRKLIESLNIWCDLRNKLLTEKKFFAWLKLFKYREFYFTQRQYLVDGYYFVEQFKDKNTVGREH; encoded by the coding sequence ATGAAAGTATCAACTGTAATGTCGACATACAATGGAAGACGATATTTGCCTGAAATGTTGGATTCTATAAGAAAACAGACAAGAGAAATAGATGAAGTTCTGATTTATGATGATAAATCAAGTGATGAGACTGTTTCTTATATCGATAAATATATTGCCGAACATAAGTTGGTTAAATGGAAATTAAAAGTAAATAAAACAAATCTGGGCTGGGAACGGAATTTTTTTCAGGGCCTTAAAAAGGCGACAGGCGATGTTATTTTCCTTTGTGATCAGGATGATATCTGGCACGAGGAACGAATCGAGAAAATGACCAGAGCTTTTGAAGAAAATGATGATATTTGGCTGCTGGCTTCTGGTTTTCATGCTTTTACTGAGACTGGTGGAGAGATGATCTATCAGCAGTCTGTAAAGACTGAAAGTCAGGGAATTGTGAGTAAAGTTACATTTGATAAGCATTATTATAAAATTCTTCGACCTGGATGTACAATGGCCTTTCGTAAAGATCTATTGCCGATGTTTGAAGAAAACTGGGAAAAAGGTACGCCACATGATGTGGTTTTATGGGTTGTTGCAGCATTGTTAGATAAACTATTTCTTTATGACCAAACCTTTATCGAATACCGGAGACATGCAAATAATGCTTCACGCTCAATTAAATATAATTATTTATATACAGTAAATGAAATAGTTAGAACAATTCGGATTAATCAGTGGTATCTTAAATCAGAATACTATAAACCGGAAAAAAGGAAGCTGATAGAAAGTTTAAATATTTGGTGTGATCTTCGAAATAAACTTTTGACAGAAAAAAAGTTCTTTGCATGGCTCAAACTGTTTAAATATCGTGAGTTTTATTTTACGCAAAGACAATATCTGGTGGATGGATATTATTTCGTGGAGCAGTTTAAAGACAAAAATACTGTTGGCAGAGAACACTGA
- a CDS encoding lipopolysaccharide biosynthesis protein codes for MELKKSVLINASGKYTKVVLSLLVNAVLARILSPEDYGIVAVVTVFSTFFTTFSDMGFGPAIIQKKDLTKEDINNIYSFTVYVSVVLMFVFILCAYPIASFYEDDVFISLGQMLSIALLFNALNMVPNGILNREKKFASIAVRTVVVYVGASVISIFLAFMGFRYYALAIQAILVALFTFIWNFGTTRPRFRFKIDMDSIKKVINYSSYQFAFNLINYFSKNLDNLLIGKFMGSAELGYYNKAYTLMVYPVNNLTGVISPVLHPVLSDYQQQLDIIYRKYMKIVHLLACVGLYIAPVCFLGANEIINIFYGRNWGASVSCFQYLSIAIVPQMINSSSGAIFQSLGNTRQLFANGLINTCVTVIAILIGVFVGGSIETVSICVAAAYLFHFITASVMLIKLGFKYQLIAYIKDLVPVLFVLLAMIAGVVLYPFSIESVLLSIFVKCVYLGIFFIGSIFVSREYKQLLFLLKK; via the coding sequence ATGGAATTAAAAAAGTCAGTATTAATCAATGCTTCCGGAAAGTATACAAAAGTAGTTTTATCGCTTCTAGTGAACGCTGTATTAGCAAGAATTTTATCACCTGAGGATTACGGAATTGTCGCCGTTGTTACTGTATTTTCCACCTTTTTCACAACTTTTTCAGATATGGGGTTTGGACCTGCTATTATCCAGAAAAAAGATCTTACAAAAGAGGATATTAATAATATCTATTCATTTACTGTTTATGTTTCAGTGGTATTGATGTTTGTGTTTATCTTGTGTGCTTATCCGATTGCATCTTTTTATGAAGATGATGTATTTATCTCATTGGGACAAATGTTAAGTATTGCTCTTTTATTTAATGCTTTAAATATGGTTCCCAACGGAATTCTGAACAGGGAAAAGAAGTTTGCAAGTATTGCCGTCAGAACAGTTGTGGTCTATGTAGGCGCTTCGGTAATTAGTATTTTTCTGGCATTTATGGGCTTCCGTTATTATGCCCTGGCAATTCAGGCTATTTTAGTGGCATTATTCACTTTTATTTGGAATTTTGGGACAACACGTCCAAGATTTCGTTTTAAAATTGATATGGACAGTATAAAAAAAGTTATAAATTATTCAAGTTACCAGTTTGCTTTTAATCTGATTAATTATTTTTCAAAAAATCTTGATAATTTGCTGATTGGAAAGTTTATGGGAAGTGCAGAGTTAGGATATTACAATAAAGCCTATACCCTAATGGTGTATCCGGTAAATAATCTAACGGGCGTTATTTCACCGGTATTGCATCCAGTTCTTTCGGATTATCAGCAACAGTTAGATATTATATATAGAAAATACATGAAAATTGTACATCTGTTAGCCTGTGTTGGATTATACATAGCACCGGTGTGTTTCCTTGGAGCCAATGAGATAATAAATATTTTTTATGGCAGGAACTGGGGTGCCTCAGTGAGCTGCTTCCAGTATTTGTCGATTGCAATTGTTCCTCAGATGATCAACTCAAGTTCTGGAGCTATTTTTCAGTCTCTTGGTAATACCAGACAACTCTTTGCAAACGGCCTGATCAATACCTGTGTAACGGTTATCGCTATATTAATTGGGGTTTTTGTGGGAGGAAGCATTGAAACGGTATCAATCTGTGTCGCGGCTGCCTATCTCTTTCATTTTATAACCGCATCAGTAATGCTGATAAAACTTGGATTTAAATATCAGTTGATTGCATATATAAAGGACCTGGTTCCAGTGCTATTTGTGCTTTTGGCGATGATTGCCGGGGTTGTTTTATATCCGTTTTCGATTGAATCAGTGTTGCTGTCTATCTTTGTAAAATGCGTCTATTTAGGCATTTTTTTTATAGGTTCAATATTTGTAAGCAGAGAGTACAAACAGCTGCTTTTTTTACTTAAAAAATGA
- a CDS encoding Wzz/FepE/Etk N-terminal domain-containing protein, translating into MENKKELQLKDIFQTLFKKWWLVLLLMTVGFGSAFVIATQVITPVYEADTVLFIGKENSGLGNVDISLGTLNANNQLIVDYQQIALTRLVIDQVINNTNLDISYEEFRDSVVIQTVEDSRLFTVGFMYPDPAIAKSVSDELAKQLTLAVFEIVGVENIRIIDQAQVPTDPVSPVLLSYLLIGTLIGFLISLFTILVLFLGDDTVKNEDDIEKLLGVTVLGAIPELSEKR; encoded by the coding sequence ATGGAAAACAAAAAGGAACTGCAACTCAAAGATATTTTTCAAACCTTATTTAAAAAATGGTGGCTCGTCCTGCTGCTGATGACAGTAGGATTCGGTTCAGCTTTTGTTATTGCAACTCAAGTCATTACACCTGTTTATGAAGCTGACACCGTTTTATTTATCGGTAAAGAAAATTCCGGTCTGGGTAATGTTGACATTTCATTGGGAACCCTTAATGCCAATAATCAGTTAATCGTTGATTATCAGCAAATCGCCTTAACTCGACTGGTTATCGATCAAGTCATCAACAACACTAATCTGGATATTAGCTATGAAGAATTCCGGGATAGTGTTGTCATTCAAACAGTTGAAGACTCCAGGTTATTTACCGTTGGCTTTATGTATCCTGATCCTGCAATTGCTAAAAGTGTTTCTGACGAGTTAGCTAAACAACTGACTTTAGCGGTTTTCGAAATCGTAGGTGTCGAAAACATCCGGATTATTGATCAAGCCCAAGTTCCTACGGATCCTGTTTCACCAGTTTTATTAAGCTATTTACTTATTGGTACATTAATCGGTTTTTTAATTTCATTGTTCACTATTTTAGTTTTATTTTTAGGTGATGATACGGTTAAAAATGAAGATGATATCGAAAAGCTGCTCGGGGTCACCGTACTAGGGGCTATCCCCGAACTCAGCGAAAAAAGGTAA
- a CDS encoding Wzz/FepE/Etk N-terminal domain-containing protein, producing the protein MKETIVIDLKKITAVLIKKWWLILIFTTISFGTSYLVADRYLTPIYEATTVLFLGTENTSLADLDSSLMDTDRQLITDYQHIALSHSVIDPIISNLNLQMTYAEFLENIFITAVEGSRLFTISFQSPDPIIANSVANSLANQLLQSISATVGVENIQILDSAPVPDAPIFPRMLNVLILGTSLGILLALAIIIFAFLLDNTVKNEDDVENLIGTSVLGNIPKVK; encoded by the coding sequence ATGAAAGAGACAATAGTAATAGATTTAAAGAAAATTACAGCAGTTTTAATAAAAAAATGGTGGCTGATCCTGATCTTTACGACTATCAGTTTTGGAACTTCCTACCTGGTCGCCGATCGATACCTTACACCCATTTATGAAGCTACTACGGTTTTATTTCTCGGAACAGAAAACACCAGTTTAGCAGACCTTGATTCTTCTCTAATGGACACTGACAGACAACTCATTACCGATTATCAGCATATTGCCCTATCACACTCGGTCATTGATCCTATCATTAGTAATTTAAATCTTCAAATGACGTATGCGGAATTTCTTGAAAATATCTTTATTACTGCCGTTGAAGGTTCACGCTTATTTACAATCAGTTTTCAATCTCCCGATCCCATCATCGCAAACTCTGTCGCGAATTCATTAGCTAATCAACTCTTGCAGTCAATTTCCGCAACTGTCGGAGTTGAGAATATTCAAATCCTTGATTCGGCACCAGTTCCTGACGCTCCAATTTTCCCCAGAATGCTTAACGTTCTAATCTTAGGGACTTCTTTGGGTATTTTGCTTGCACTAGCCATTATAATTTTTGCGTTTCTTTTAGATAATACCGTCAAAAATGAAGATGATGTCGAAAATTTAATTGGAACATCTGTATTAGGAAATATTCCAAAAGTTAAATAA
- a CDS encoding sugar transferase, with product MYPVVKRMGDIVIALFGLILLSPVLLIAMLAIRIDSEGPIIFKQQRLGKNGKVFEIYKFRSMCVGAEKGGVYEKKGDKRVTKVGRIIRKTSIDEFPQFMNILKGDMSLIGPRPPLTYHPWPFEEYSDEQKRMFDVRPGVTGWAQVNGRKDVEWNRRIELSVEYVEKMSLTFDLLIFFKTISKVIRMKDNVNTHETVDKKSNKTNE from the coding sequence ATGTATCCTGTTGTAAAACGAATGGGTGATATAGTGATTGCACTGTTTGGTTTAATATTACTTAGTCCGGTTTTATTAATTGCCATGCTGGCAATAAGGATTGACTCAGAGGGACCAATCATTTTTAAGCAGCAGCGTTTGGGAAAAAATGGAAAAGTCTTTGAGATTTATAAATTTCGCTCAATGTGTGTGGGCGCTGAAAAAGGCGGCGTGTATGAAAAAAAAGGCGATAAAAGAGTCACTAAAGTTGGTCGTATTATCCGCAAAACGAGTATTGATGAATTTCCGCAGTTTATGAATATTTTAAAAGGTGATATGTCTTTAATTGGACCGAGACCGCCCTTGACCTATCATCCCTGGCCTTTTGAAGAATATAGTGATGAACAGAAAAGAATGTTTGATGTTCGTCCTGGGGTAACAGGTTGGGCACAGGTAAATGGTAGAAAAGATGTTGAATGGAATAGACGGATTGAACTCAGTGTTGAATATGTAGAGAAAATGTCATTAACCTTTGATCTTCTGATATTTTTTAAAACTATTTCAAAAGTCATAAGAATGAAAGACAATGTAAACACACATGAGACGGTAGATAAAAAGTCAAATAAAACAAATGAGTGA
- a CDS encoding VanZ family protein — protein sequence MEEVLRYYNFFIQHGIFSSRKTIIETVIVVLLIITLLIFNKEKWSAREKVGRMAVWFYLYLIFLFTFLARSSNEEAGKNLLLFWSYQHIYSTHDFYIVLEVLINCLMFVPVGILVPWAYRNYLHEEMVRERNTVMLFGLIVSISVECLQLVTKTGFFEWDDIMHNMIGLVWGYGLFLWMMGKKFWEVHRYFLPMVAVGLALLITML from the coding sequence ATGGAAGAAGTGCTTCGTTATTATAATTTTTTTATACAGCATGGAATATTTTCAAGTCGAAAAACGATTATTGAAACAGTAATTGTCGTTTTATTAATCATAACGTTGCTAATTTTTAATAAGGAAAAATGGTCAGCCCGTGAAAAGGTTGGAAGAATGGCAGTGTGGTTCTATTTATATTTGATATTTTTGTTTACGTTTTTAGCTCGCTCATCTAATGAAGAAGCTGGTAAAAATCTGCTTTTATTCTGGTCATATCAACATATCTATTCTACCCATGATTTCTACATTGTGCTGGAAGTTCTGATAAATTGTTTGATGTTTGTTCCAGTAGGAATTTTGGTTCCCTGGGCATACAGAAACTATTTGCATGAGGAAATGGTCAGGGAGCGCAATACAGTTATGCTGTTTGGGCTGATTGTTTCGATTTCCGTGGAATGTCTGCAATTAGTAACAAAAACAGGTTTTTTTGAATGGGATGACATTATGCACAATATGATTGGTCTAGTTTGGGGATACGGCCTTTTTCTATGGATGATGGGGAAAAAATTTTGGGAAGTGCATCGGTATTTTTTGCCAATGGTTGCCGTTGGATTGGCTTTACTTATTACCATGTTGTAA